One window of Mangrovibacterium diazotrophicum genomic DNA carries:
- the pdxH gene encoding pyridoxamine 5'-phosphate oxidase, protein MLRDIRKNYEQASLDENELGNDPMILFEIWLKEAIEKNEEEPTAMTLSTAVDGIPDSRIVLLKGIEQSGFVFYTNYLSVKGRQISANNSVALNFFWPKLERQVRVKGKIEKLPEDLSADYFKSRPRDSQIGAWASPQSREIQSRSELDENFQFYTEKFKDEPITKPTNWGGYRVNAFEIEFWQGRPNRLHDRIRYFLKSENVWEIKRLAP, encoded by the coding sequence ATGCTACGCGATATTAGGAAAAACTACGAGCAGGCCAGCTTGGATGAGAATGAGTTGGGAAACGATCCGATGATTTTATTTGAGATCTGGCTGAAGGAAGCTATCGAGAAAAATGAGGAAGAACCGACTGCAATGACACTATCAACTGCGGTTGACGGAATACCGGACTCGAGGATTGTCCTGTTAAAAGGAATCGAACAATCCGGATTCGTGTTTTACACCAATTATCTGAGTGTTAAAGGGAGACAAATATCGGCGAATAATTCGGTGGCGCTAAACTTTTTCTGGCCAAAACTCGAACGCCAGGTTCGGGTAAAAGGGAAAATTGAAAAACTCCCTGAGGATTTGTCGGCTGATTATTTCAAGTCACGTCCCCGCGACAGTCAGATTGGAGCATGGGCATCGCCTCAGAGCCGGGAAATACAGTCACGATCAGAACTTGATGAAAACTTTCAATTTTACACGGAAAAATTCAAGGACGAGCCAATCACCAAACCAACAAATTGGGGTGGTTACCGGGTAAATGCGTTCGAGATTGAGTTTTGGCAAGGAAGACCTAACCGGCTTCACGATCGCATCCGCTACTTCTTGAAAAGCGAAAATGTATGGGAAATAAAAAGGTTGGCTCCGTAA
- a CDS encoding thioredoxin family protein: MKGLLTACFLLVGVLAMAGGNQLTLGEKASHTDVKMTGIAGEDVSLADLKMENGIVVIFSCNTCPFVLAWENRYNDIFSWAKANNVGMAMLNSNYQKRSGDDSLEAMKEHAAEKGYNFPYLIDKESLLANAYGGQTTPHVFLFDKDFNLVYKGAIDDNFKDASAVKENYLKDAISSLAKGEKIAVAETKPTGCSIKRKVD; this comes from the coding sequence ATGAAAGGTTTATTGACAGCTTGTTTTTTATTGGTGGGGGTCCTTGCAATGGCAGGTGGCAACCAGTTGACGCTCGGTGAAAAAGCAAGTCACACCGATGTGAAGATGACCGGAATTGCGGGTGAGGATGTTTCGTTGGCAGACCTGAAAATGGAAAACGGAATTGTGGTCATATTTTCCTGCAACACATGTCCTTTCGTATTAGCATGGGAAAATCGATATAACGACATTTTCAGTTGGGCTAAAGCTAATAATGTCGGAATGGCCATGTTGAATTCTAACTACCAAAAGCGTTCCGGAGACGATTCATTGGAAGCAATGAAGGAGCACGCAGCTGAAAAAGGTTATAATTTCCCGTATTTGATTGATAAGGAAAGTTTGTTGGCAAACGCTTATGGCGGACAAACAACACCACATGTTTTCCTTTTTGACAAAGACTTTAATTTAGTTTACAAAGGGGCAATTGACGACAATTTTAAAGACGCATCTGCCGTAAAAGAAAACTATCTGAAAGATGCCATCAGTAGTTTGGCAAAAGGTGAAAAAATTGCAGTTGCCGAGACCAAGCCTACTGGCTGCAGCATCAAAAGAAAGGTCGATTAA